A region of the Candidatus Hydrogenedentota bacterium genome:
GGACAGCGAGGTGGTCCAGCCTCAGGCCGTGCTGGACCTGCTGAACCAAATCACCAAGGGCGAGGCGATCATCAGCACCGGCGTTGGGCAGCACCAGATGTTCGCGGCGCAGTTCATGGACTTCAAGGAGCCGCGCACGTGGCTCACCTCGGGCAGCATGGGCACGATGGGCTTTGGGCTGCCCGCCGCCATCGGCGCCCAGTTTGCCCGGCCCGACAAGCTGGTGATAGACGTGGACGGGGACGGCAGCATCCGGATGAACCTGGGCGAGATGGAGACCTGCACGACCTACAACCTGCCGGTGAAAATCCTGCTGCTGAACAACCTCGGCGACGGCATGGTGGTGCAGTGGCAGTCGCTGTATTTTGACGGCCGCTTCTCCGGCACGGACAAGTCGCTCCACCAGAAGGACTTTGTGAAGGCGGCCGAGGCCGACGGATTCAAGTTCGCGCGGCGCGTGTCGAAGTACGAGGAACTGAAACAGGCCCTGGAGGAGTTCGTCTCCTTCGACGGTCCCGCCTTCCTCGAGGTGATGACGGACAAGCTGGCCTTTGTCTACCCGATGGTCGGCCCCGGCATGGCCTACCGGGAAATGCTCACGGGCCCGTTCATCAAGAGCCGCCAGGCCGGCCCGTCCGAGGGCACCCTGGACACGTCGGACAGTTTCTAAGTATTTTTCAACACGTTAGCCGATTGGCATGGGCATCTTTTCTTGCTCTTGCTCTTTATCTTGCTCTTGCTCCAAATCCCTAAACGGAAACTCGTTTACCGCACTCCGCAGCCTCCTCTCCGGCTGTTGGCGTGTGTCCGGTCATCGGGACTTTGCAGGCCAGGCGATAACGTTGCCATAAATGCTTCAAATTCTATGCTCTTTGACACACAGCGAGTATTTCATGGTCAAAGCACATGTCTGTGACTTTCGCTGAAACAAAGTCAGAGCAAGAGCAAGATGAAGAGCAAGATCAAGAAAAAACGAATGTCCAGATCGGTTAAACAGTTGCAGCCATTTGGCATCCCGGCGGCCCCGGGCTTGCACCCATTCCGTCCGGCGTGGGAACATAGGCGCGCGAGAACAGCCGCCCGCTCCGGGTGGCGCGGCAAAACGACGGGAGGCTCCGGATGGACGCGTCTTTCAGGCGGGTAATCAACGCGACGGCGCCGGTGCGCATTTGCGACCTGGGCGGCTGGACCGACACCTGGTTCGCGGAGTACGGCGCGGTGTTCAACATCGGCGTGTACCCCTACGCGGAGGTGCAGATTTATGTGACCCGCGGCGGCCCCCCGGCCCCGCGCCGGATCATGATCCACGCGGAGAATTTCGGGGACCGGTACGAGCTGGACTGCGCGCCCATCGAGTACGACAAGCACCCGCTGCTGGAGGCCTGCCTGGACATCATGGACCTTCCGCAGGACCTCTCCTTCGAGGTGAACCTGTACTCGAACGCCCCGGCGGGCTGCTCGACGGGGACCTCGGCGGCGGTGAGCGTGGCGCTGCTGGGCGCGCTGGACCTGCTTCAGCCGGGCCGGCGGATGACCCCGCACGAGGTGGCGGCCATGGCGCACCGCGTGGAGACGGAGAAGCTCGGGCTCCAGTGCGGCATCCAGGACCAGTTGTGCTCGGCCTACGGCGGCGCCTGCTTCATCGAGATGCACCAGTACCCGCACGCCAGCGTGTCGCAGATACAGGTGTCCAACAGCGTGTGGTGGGAGCTTGAGCGGCGGCTCGCGCTGGTGTTCCTGGGCAAGTCCCACTCGTCGAGCGAGGTCCACGGGCGGGTCATCGCGGGGTTTGAAAAAGAGAACGCGGACAAGTCCGCCCTGGAGCCCCTGCGGGCGGCGGCGCACGCAGGGAAAAACGCCCTGTACGCGGGAGATTTTGGCGCCTTCGCGGAGGCGATGGCGCTGAACACGGCGGCGCAGAAGGCACTGCACCCGGCGCTGGTCTCCGCGGAGGCGGAGGCGGTCATCGCCCTGGCGCGGGAACACGGCGCGCAGGGCTGGAAAGTGAACGGCGCGGGGGGGGACGGCGGGTCCCTGACCCTGCTTTTCGGCCCGGAAAGCGAGAAGAAGAGGGCCTTTATCCGCGCCCTGCCGGGGCTGAACCCGGCGTTCCAGACCATACCGATTTACCTCTCCCGTTTCGGCCTGCGCCAGTGGGAGAGCGTCTAAGTCAGATGCCCGGCAGACGGGTAGACGGGGTCGGTGGGCAGCCATGAACGGGTGATGTTTTTTCTGCGGCCGCCTCACGGCGTTTACTCCGGGCCGCGGTCGGCCGTGGACGCATGGTTTGACACCCCAAGTCGTTGTCTGCTATTATCTTGTATGCAGTGTTGCGGCAGTGCCGCAACCATAAGCAGGAACCGAAGTTCCTCACCTGACGGCGGCCGGCGTGAGCCGGGCCAGCCAGTCACGGTTGGCGCCCCGGGGCGTGGTGTGCAATCGCGCATTTTATTCCGGCGGTGGAAGGACTCGGTCTTTCTGCCGCCGGTTTTTTTGTTGCGTCCGGGCGGGCGCGGTGCCCGCCGCGCGGCGAGTGTCCAAAGCGCAAAGGGGCGTGTCCCCGAAGGAGATACTCACATCATCACGGGAAAGAAGGAAGACGCGATTCGCGTGAACGATCAAATCCGCGCGCGCCAGGTGCGGGTGATTGACGAGGAGGGCGAGCAGCTTGGGATCATGAGCCCGCGCGACGCGCTTCGCGAGGCGGAGCAGCGGGGCTTTGATCTGGTGGAGGTGGCGCCGAAGGCGGCCCCGCCGGTCTGCCGGATCATGGACTACGGCAAGTACCGTTACGAGCAGAAACGCCGCGCCCGCGAGTCACGGAAGCACCAGCACACGATCACGGTCAAGGAAATCAAGTACCGTCCGAAGATTGACAAGCATGATTTCGACTACAAGACCAACCATGTGCGGGAGTTTTTGTCCGAGGGGAACAAGGTGAAAGTCACCATCATGTTCCGGGGCCGCGAGGTGGCCCATCCCGAATTCGGCCGCGACATTCTGCAGAAGGTGGTGGAGGCCACGGCCGACCTGTGCACGGGCGAGTACAAGCCCGGGGAGTCCCGGCTCGAGGGCCGCAACATGAGCATGGTGCTCAATCCGGTCAAGGCGCCGGCTTGAGACAGGATTAATTTTTTTCGCCCGCGCGGCCCGGCGCCGCGCCGGCGGTGATTGTCAGGTTGAACTGGAACGCGCCTGGGCGGGCGTTCCGGAAAGCGTTTTTGCTTTCCGCCGGCCCGCCCAAACTGAAACGGAGACAAGACATGCCGAAAATCAAGACCAGCCGCAGCGGGGCCAAGCGCTTCAAGGCCACGGCCGGCGGCAAAATCAAGCGGAACAAGGCGTTCGCCCGCCATCTGATGTCCGCGAAGACCCCCAAGCGCAAGCGCAACCTCCGCCACGCCACCACGGTGGCGCAGCCGGATGTGGCGCGCATCAAGCGGATGGTTCCCTACTCCTAAACCCGGAAACGCAACCCGCGCCCACCGGACCCCCGCGGGGCTCCGGCCGCGGAAATGAAAGGCCCCTGTCATGAGAGCGACCAACAATCCGGCGTCACGCCGCCGGCGCAAGAAAATACTCGAGCTTGCCTCCGGCTACCGGGGCAGCCACCATCGCCTGAACAAGACCGCCCAGCAGGCGGTTGCCCACGCGGGCATGTACGCGTACCGCGACCGCAAGGTGCGCAAGCGCGAGTTCCGCCGCCTGTGGATCGCCCGCATCAACGCGGGTGTCCGCGCGAACGGCCTCTCGTACAACCGCTTCATCGAGGGCATGAAGAAGGCGGGCATCACCCTTGACCGCAAGGTGCTCGCCGAAATCGCCGTCTCGGACGAGGCGGCTTTCGCGCAGATCGTCGAGCGCGTGAAGGCGACGCTCGCCCCCGTGTCATGACAATGCGCATAGTCCCCGCGGTGGACATCCGCGGGGGCCGCTGCGTGAACCTCGTCCAGGGCGACTACGACCAGGAGACGGTGTTTTCCGAAGACCCCGCCGGCCAGGCCCGCTTCTGGTGGCGTGGCCTGCTGGAGGCGGGCGCGGACCCGGACACGGCGATGGTCCACATCGTGGACTTGGACGGCGCGAAGGCCGGGCACTGCTGCGTGCTGGACGCGCTGCGCGCCATGGCGCGCGACGGTGTCCGGTTTGAGGTGGGCGGCGGCGTGCGCACCCTGGAGGACATTGCTTCGGTGCTGGAGGCGGGCGCGTCCCGCGTCATTCTCGGCACGGCGGCCCACCGCGAGCCCGCACTGCTGGCGGAGGCGTGCCGCCGCTGGCCCGGCAGGATGGTGGCGGGCATAGACGCCCGCGCGGGCCGGGTTTCGCTCAGCGGCTGGATCGAGGACACGGACACGGACGCCGTTGATTTTGCCCGGCAGACCGCCGGGGCGGGCGTGTCGCGCATCATCTACACCGACATCCTGTCCGACGGCATGATGAAGGGTCCGAACCATGAGACCACGGGCCGGGTGGCGCGGGCCGCGGGCGTTCCCGTGACCCTTTCCGGCGGGGTCTCCTCGCTGGACGACCTGCGCCGGGCCCGCGCCCTTGAGGGGGACGGCGTGGACGAGATTATCGTGGGCCGGGCGCTGTATCTGAACCGTTTCACCGTCGCCGAGGCGGTGGCGGTGCTGCGGGAATGCCCATGAGCGAAACCTTCCAACGGGTGGCCATCGTGGGGGTGGGGCTGCTGGGCGCGTCCCTTGGGCTCGCGCTGAAGGCGCGGGGCCTGGTGAAGACGGTGGCGGGGGCGGGGCGCCGCCGGGAAACCCTGGAAAAGGCGCTCGCGCTGGGCGCCATTGACCTTGTCGCGGACAGCCCGGAGGAGGCCGCCGACGGCGCCGACCTGGCCGTCATCGCCACCCCGGCCGCGGCGGTGCTTTCCGCCATGGACGCCCTGCGCGGCCTGGCGGAGTCGGGGAGTCTCGTTGTCACGGACGTGGCGAGCACCAAGGCGGTCATCTGCGCGCACGCCGTCCGCACGTGGAAGGCGCCCCGGCAATTTGTGGGATCGCACCCCATGGCGGGCAGCGAGAAATCCGGCCCAGAATATGGCACGGCGGACCTCTACGAGGGCGCGGTCTGCCTCATCGAGGACAGTCCCGGCACCGACCCTGAGGCCGTCCAGTTGGTGCGGCGGCTGTGGGGCTCCGTGGGGGCCCGGCTTGTGGCGCTGGACCCTGAAAGCCATGACCGCATGCTTGCGCGCACGAGCCATCTGCCCCATGTGGCGGCCGCCGCGCTGGCCGCGCTGGCCGCGGAGGTGGGGGCGAGGCGCGAGGTGATTGGCCGGGGCTTTCTCGACTCGACCAGGATTGCCGACGGCCCGCCGGAGGTGTGGCGGGACATCTGCCTGACCAACCGCGAGGCGGTGCTGGAAAGCGTGGCGGGCCTGAAGGGGCGGCTGGAGCGTTTTGAGGCGCTGTTGCGCGCCGGGGACGGGCACGGCCTGGAGATGTATTTCGAGGAGGGCCGGCGGGGACGCCGCGGGACGGCCGGAAAATGAGGGGCCTGTTCATCACCTTCGAGGGGGTCGAGGGGTGCGGGAAGACCACACAGATACAGATGCTCGCCGATTACCTGCGCGGCCTGGGCCGCGAGGTGGTGCGGACGCGGGAACCGGGGGGCACCCCGGCCGCGGAGCGTGTCCGGGGCCTTTTGCTCGACCCGGAAATGCGCGGCATGGCGCCCATGACGGAACTGCTGCTTTACGCCGCCGCCCGCGCCCAGCATGTGGCCGAGGTGATTCGCCCGGCCCTGTCCTCGGGCGCGGTGGTCCTGTGCGACCGCTACGCCGACTCGACCACGGCCTACCAGGGGGGCGGGCGCGCCCTGCCCATGGACGACATCCGGACGCTGCACGGCCTGGCGACGGGCGGGGTGTGGCCGGACTGCACCATCCTGCTTGACCTGCCCGCAGAGGAGGGGCTTGCGCGCACCCATGGCCGGGGTGTCCCCGACCGGATCGAGGGCGAGCCCCTGGATTTCCATCAGCGGGTGCGGGAGGCCTTTCTGCGCATTGCGGCGCAGGAGCCGGAACGTATTACAATCATCAACGCCGCCGGGCCGGCGGAGACGGTGGCGGAGGCGGTCCGCGCGCGGGTGGACCGGCTGCTTCAGGACAACTGACCGGCGCGCCGCAGCACGGCGCGCGGGTTCCGGGTGACAGATGAGTTTCGTGACAGTCAAAGACCAGGCCGTGGCGGTGCGCCTGCTGCGGAGCATCACGGCGAAGGGGCGCATCCCCGCCGGGCTGATGCTCTGGGGGCCGTCCGGTGTGGGCAAGCGCATGGCCGCGATGGAGCTGGCCAAGGCGCTCAACTGCGCCGCGGGCGGTGGCGACGCGTGCGACCGGTGCCTTTCCTGCCGGAAGGCCGCCAGCGGCAACCATCCGGACATCATCGTCGTCTCCCCGGCGGGGCGCACCCGCATCATCAAGGTTGACGCCGTGGAGCGGATGAACGAGACGACGGTCTACCGCCCTTTCGAGGGGGGGCGGCGCATTTTCATCATCGAGGACGCGGACCGCATGAACGAGGCGGCGCAGAACCATTTTCTGAAGACCCTCGAGGAGCCCGCCAGCGCGACGGTGTTTGTCTTGGTCACCGCGAACCCCCGCCAACTGCTGCCGACCATCCGCTCGCGGTGCCAGCCCGTGCGTTTCGGCGCGCTGCGCCGGGAAACGGTGGCGGAACTGCTCTCGGCGCGCTGCGGGCTCTCCCCGGAGGCCGCGCTGCCCATCGCGGCGCTGTCCCAGGGGCAGATGGGCCGCGCGCTGGACCTGCACGAGAGCGGCCGCCGGGACATGGTGCTCTCCGTGATACACCGGCTCTCCACGGGCGGGGACCCGCTGCTGCTGGGGGAGGAGTTTGCGGCATATCTCCAGACGGTGGAGCGGGCGGTGGCCGAAGCCGTGAAGCGTCCCGCGCCGGGCGCGGGGAACGGCGGCGGGGACGTTGAGGACGGGGAGGAGGACGAGTTTGGGGAGGGCAACGGCGGCGATCTGGAGAAGGAGCAACTGGAGGCGCTGATTGCGGGGCGCATGCGCCTTGAAATGTACGAGCACATCCACCTGTTCCAGAGCTGGTACCGGGACGAGCTGGTGTGCCGCGCCCCGGGCGGCGCGGAGCACGCCCTGAACCGGGACCAACTGGACCGGCTGGCCGCGGGCGGTGGCGGCGATCCCGCGGTGAAACTGGAGGCGCTGGACCGCGCCTGGCTGTATCTTGAACGCAACATCAACCGGGGGCGCGTATTCCGCGACCTGTTTTTTGCGCTGGCGGTCTGACGCCGGCGGGGAGAAGTGAACAGATGGACATCATTCGCGTCCGGCTCCGCAAACCGCGCCGGGTCCTGTCCTTCCTCTGCGAGGGGCTGACCATCGGGCGGGACGAGCCCTGCATTGTGAACACGGAGAACGGCCTGGAGTGGGGGGTCTGCGTGCTTCCCCCGGAGCCGTGCGGGGCGGACGAGGCGCGCCGGGTGAAGATGCGGGTGGTGCGCCGCGCCACCGACGCGGACCGGCAAACCCTTCAGGACATCGAGGAGGAGGAGGCGAAGGCGCAGAAGGTCTGCCAGCGCAGGATTGAAAAGCACGGACTGGACATGAAACTGGTCGAGAGCGAGTACGCCTTCGACAAGAGCCGGATGACCTTCCATTTCATCGCGGAGAACCGCGTGGACTTCCGCGAACTGGTCCGCGACCTGGCCCACGAGCTGCGCCACCGCATCGAGCTGCGCCACATCCAGGTGCGCGACCAGGCGAAGATGACCGGCGGCCTGGGCACCTGCGGGCGGCAACTGTGCTGCGCGAGTTTTCTCGACGACTTCAAGCCCATCTCGATGCGCATGGCCAAGAGCCAGAACCTCTCGCTGAACCCCGCCAAGATCAGCGGCCAGTGCGGCCGCCTGCTCTGCTGCCTCGGCTACGAGAACGACCAGTACGAGAAATGCCGCAGACAGAAGCCCGAAGGCGGCCAGGCGCCCTGCGCCGAGGCCCCGTGCCGCCGTGAAAACCCGGCACCCGCGGAGGACGGCCCGGAGCCCCCGCAGCCCGCCGTCCAGGCGCCGGTCCCGCAGGGGCGCCCGGAGGAGGGCGACGCGCAGCCCAAACGCAAACGCAAGAAGAAACGGCGCGGGAAAAAGGGCGGCGAGTCCTGATGCGGATTCCCGACACGCACTGCCACCTCCAGGATGCCCGGTTTGACGCGGACCGGGAGGAGGTGCTGGCCCGCAGCCTGGACCGCCTCGCCTGGGTGATGGTCATCGGGGATGACCTGGCCAACAGCCGCGCCGCCTGCGACCTCGTCCGGCCCGGCGTTTTCGCCGCCGTGGGACTGCACCCGTATCATGCGGAGGCGCTGGACGACGCGGCCCTCGAACAGCTCCGGGAACTGGCCCGCCGCCCCGGCGTGCGCGCAATCGGGGAAATAGGCCTGGACTACTTCAACGAGTTCGCGCCGCGGGCGGCGCAGTTGAGGGCGTTCCCCCGGCAGCTCGCCCTGGCCGCCGAGTTGTGCCTGCCCGTGGTCATCCACAACCGCGCCGCCGACGCGGACAGCCTGGCCATCCTCCGCGAGCATGCCCCCGCCCTGCCCGCAGTCGTCATGCACTGTTTCGGCAGCGGCCCGGAGACCGCCGCCGCCTGCGCGGAGGCGGGATGGTTTGTCTCCTTTGCGGGGAACCTGACCTTTCCCAAGGCGCAGCCCCTGCGCGACGCCGCCGCCGTGGTGCCCCTGGACCTGCTGCTGGCGGAGACCGACGCGCCCTACCTCACCCCGCAGCCCCGGCGGGGGCAGCGCTGCGAACCGGCGGACGCGCTGCACACCGCCGCCACCCTGGCCCAAGTCAAGGGGGTTGACCTGGAAAGCATGCACACGGCGCTCCGCCGCAACGCGGAGACCGCCTTTCAAACGGGCGGCGAGACCATGGACCGCCTGCCGTGACCCGTGTGTACATAGACGCCGACGCGTGCCCGGTGAAGAAAGAGGCCTGCCGGGTGGCGGCGCGCCACCAAGTCGCCGTGACAATTGTCGCCAACACCTCCATGTCCGTTCCCGGCACCCCGGAGGTTTCCCTGGTCGTGGTCGGCGACGGATTCGACGAGGCCGACGACTGGATTGCGGAGCATGCGGGCCCGCGTGATGTCGTGGTGACCGACGACATCCCCCTCGCCTCGCGCTGCCTTCAGAAGGGCGCGCGTGTGGTCGGAACGCGGGGCCGCGAGTTCACGGAGGCCTCCATCGGCGACGCCCTGGCCACCCGCGAGGTGTTGTCCCAGCTTCGGGAGCACGGTCTGGCGGGTGGTGGTCCGTCCCCCTTCGGCCCCAAAGACCGGTCCCGTTTCCTCGACCGCTTCGACGCCCTTCTTCGCGCCGCGCTCCGGCCATAGGCAGGGTGGGCGCCGACAGGGGCCTTTTTGTCACACAAGGACGTCTGCGCCTAACCCCCCCGCAAAATAACGGTTGACGAATGTATACCGGACGTGTATATTGGTATACAAAGAGGGTTATAATGTCAATATTGTCGTCAACCTGCAGGAGTCCAGTCATGGGCAAGCCGGGAAAGGGTTTCACCCTAATTGAGCTGTTGGTGGTTATTGGCATCATCGCCATTCTCGCGGCCATTCTGCTGCCGGCCCTGTCCCGGGCGCGCGAGGCGGCGCGCCGTGCGAGCTGCGCGGGCACGCTGAAACAGTGGGCGATGGTCCTGAAGATGTACGCGGGCGAGTCCGGGGGTGGAAAGTATCCCCCGATGCAGTTGGAGCCGGGCTGCGGCTCGGACTTTGTGTGCATCGCCTTCATGCCACGGTTTGACACCATATACCCGGAGTATCTGACCGACACGTCCATGCTGTTCTGCCCGTCCGACGCGAAGGACCGTCCTGAAAACTTTCCCCCTGTGGACGGGACAATCCGGTTCGCGATCAAGGACCGCCCCAACCGCCGGGACTATGTGCAGGCCGTGGACGCGAGCTACGTGTACACCCAGTTTCTGTTTGACCGCTGCGGTGACGAGTTCCCGAAAAAAAGCATGGCGGCGCTGGCGCTGCTCACGCAGGCGCTGGGTTACCCGATAGAAAACCCCGAAGAGCCCGGTCCGGCCCAGTATGTGCAGGTGATGGAGGAAATGATCCGCGCGCTGACCGCCGCCGCGTTTCAGGGGGACGAGGCGTTCAAGAAGGCCGTGGATGACGACCGCCGACTTCCCGCGCACACCGATCCGGAGTTCTCCGGCCCCCAGGGGTATAACGGCAACGGCGGCATGGAAACGGTGTACCGGCTACGGGAGGGCATCGAGCGGTTCCTCATCACGGACATCAACAACCCCGCTGCGTCGGCCCGCGCCCAAAGTGAGATTTACATTCTTTGGGACCACATCCGCACCCAGGTGGCGGATTTCAACCATGCCCCCGGCGGCGCCAATGTCCTATACATGGACGGTCACGTGGAGTTCCTGCGCTACCCCGGCAGACCGCCCGCAGGCCGCACCCTCGCCAAGATGACCGGGGTCTTCGCCGGGGACTGAGCGGTGCGGCAGGGGGGGGCGTCACGCACATGCCGCGCCGCGCGGGTGTAGTACAATCGCAGGATTCCGCAGGTTCACCATCCGCAGTCCGCAAGGCGTCACGGTCCATGGAGGAGGAACACACCATGAATTACGGCATTGCCCTCAACCGTCGCGAGTTTTTGGGGAGGGCCGCCGCCGGTCTGGCGGCCACGGGCGTTCTTGGGGCGGGATTCGCCCAAGAAGCCGTATTGGAGGTCCCCCGCGAGGCGCTTACCCCGGCAAGCCCCGAACAGGCCGGGGTGGACCCGGTCAGGCTTCAGGAGGCGGTGGAGTATGTGGACAGCGATTTCGCGGCGGGGACGTTTCCCGGCGCGGCGCTCGTGGCCACGCGGGGCGGACGCAAATTTGTCGAGCGGTACTGGGGGACCTGCGCGGGCCGGGACCGCGCGGACGCGCCCTTTGACGGCTCCGTTCTCAGCATGATGTTCTCCTTCTCGAAGGCCGTCACCGCCACGGTGGCCGTGATGGCCCACCAGGAGGGGCTGTTTGACTATGACGAGCCCGCGCACAAATTCATCAAAGGCTTTACGGGGGGCGGCAAGGAGGCGATCACCGTCCGCCACCTCCTCACCCATGCCGCCGGGCTTACCGCGGCGCCCCTCGACCCCGTTTTGTCCGAAGAGGAATGGCGGGCCGCCATCGCCAAACTCTGCGCGATGGACACCGAATGGGAGCCGGGCTCGCGCACGGGTTACCACGGCATCAGCGGCATGCTCCTCGTCGCCGAGGTGGTGCGCCAGGTGTCGGGTAACAGGCCCTGGAATGAGATTTGCCGGGAACGCCTTTTTGAGCCGCTCGGCGCGGGCATCACCTTTGACGTGCCGCCCGGGGCCGCGCCGGTGGCGCTGGTGCCGCCGCCGAAGTCTTATCCATGGCCACTGGACACGGAACATGTCCCCTTTCTGGGACACCCTTCCGGCGGTGCTTTCGCCCGGCCCGACGACATGCTCAAACTGCTGAACCTCCATCTGGGCGGCGGGAAGTGGAACGGCAGGACGCTCCTCCAGCCGGAGGCGCTGAAGGAGATGCACCGTGTCCAATACCAGAAGGAGATAGATGCGGCCATTGCGGCGGGAAAGGGTCCGAAGCATGAGTTTTGGGGGCTGGGCTGGCTGCTTCGGGGCACTGCGGAGGAGAGCTGGTTTGGCTTTGGCAATGTGGCCTCCGCCCGGACCTTTGGCCATGCGGGTATTGACACGGTGATCGGCCTGGCCGACCCGGAAACGGACACGGCGCTGGTGTTCCTGAGCACCGCATCCCCCGGCGAGGCGGAAACCACCATGCGGCTGCGCAACACGGTCACCAACAAAGTCATGGCCGCGGTGCGGGGTTGAGGCCATGACCGTTCAGGAGGTGAGAGCGGCTTTGCGTCAGGCGGCGAGTCCGGAAAAGGCGGCCATTTTGGCGCGCTTCTTCAAGACCGGCCCCGGAGAATACGGCGAGGGGGACCACTTTCTCGGCGTGGTGGTCCCCGCGCAGCGGAAGATTGTCCGCGACTATTTTGCGGGCCGGAAATCCCCTGACTGCGGGGAGGTCCTGGCCGTGGTCCATGAACTCCTCAATGGAGAGCGCCATGAGGAGCGGCTCACGGGGCTGCTGATACTTGTGGAACTGTACAGGCGAAGCGGCGGCGTGGACCGGAGCCGTGTCTGCGGGTTCTATCTGGAGCATCTGGACCGCGTCAACAACTGGGACCTGGTTGACCTGAGCGCGCCGGGCATTCTCGGCGCGCATCTATTGGACCGGGACTCCGCCGTGTTGTTCCGTCTGGCGGAGAGCGGCAATGTTTGGGAGCGCCGCGTGGCCGTGCTCGCCACCCTTGTCTTTATCCGTGCCGGTCGGTTTTCAGAAACACTGCGGCTCGCAGAAAGGCTGCTGCTGGAGAAGCGGGACACGCATGACCTGATGCACAAGGCGGTCGGATGGATGCTCCGCGAGGTGGGAAAGCGCGACCGGGGCGCGCTGGAGTCGTTTCTGGACAAACATGCGGCACAGTTGCCCCGCACCGCCCTGCGCTACGCCATTGAGCGGTTTCCCGAGA
Encoded here:
- a CDS encoding GHMP kinase encodes the protein MDASFRRVINATAPVRICDLGGWTDTWFAEYGAVFNIGVYPYAEVQIYVTRGGPPAPRRIMIHAENFGDRYELDCAPIEYDKHPLLEACLDIMDLPQDLSFEVNLYSNAPAGCSTGTSAAVSVALLGALDLLQPGRRMTPHEVAAMAHRVETEKLGLQCGIQDQLCSAYGGACFIEMHQYPHASVSQIQVSNSVWWELERRLALVFLGKSHSSSEVHGRVIAGFEKENADKSALEPLRAAAHAGKNALYAGDFGAFAEAMALNTAAQKALHPALVSAEAEAVIALAREHGAQGWKVNGAGGDGGSLTLLFGPESEKKRAFIRALPGLNPAFQTIPIYLSRFGLRQWESV
- a CDS encoding translation initiation factor IF-3, which translates into the protein MRVNDQIRARQVRVIDEEGEQLGIMSPRDALREAEQRGFDLVEVAPKAAPPVCRIMDYGKYRYEQKRRARESRKHQHTITVKEIKYRPKIDKHDFDYKTNHVREFLSEGNKVKVTIMFRGREVAHPEFGRDILQKVVEATADLCTGEYKPGESRLEGRNMSMVLNPVKAPA
- the rpmI gene encoding 50S ribosomal protein L35; its protein translation is MPKIKTSRSGAKRFKATAGGKIKRNKAFARHLMSAKTPKRKRNLRHATTVAQPDVARIKRMVPYS
- the rplT gene encoding 50S ribosomal protein L20; protein product: MRATNNPASRRRRKKILELASGYRGSHHRLNKTAQQAVAHAGMYAYRDRKVRKREFRRLWIARINAGVRANGLSYNRFIEGMKKAGITLDRKVLAEIAVSDEAAFAQIVERVKATLAPVS
- a CDS encoding 1-(5-phosphoribosyl)-5-[(5-phosphoribosylamino)methylideneamino] imidazole-4-carboxamide isomerase, whose protein sequence is MRIVPAVDIRGGRCVNLVQGDYDQETVFSEDPAGQARFWWRGLLEAGADPDTAMVHIVDLDGAKAGHCCVLDALRAMARDGVRFEVGGGVRTLEDIASVLEAGASRVILGTAAHREPALLAEACRRWPGRMVAGIDARAGRVSLSGWIEDTDTDAVDFARQTAGAGVSRIIYTDILSDGMMKGPNHETTGRVARAAGVPVTLSGGVSSLDDLRRARALEGDGVDEIIVGRALYLNRFTVAEAVAVLRECP
- a CDS encoding prephenate dehydrogenase translates to MSETFQRVAIVGVGLLGASLGLALKARGLVKTVAGAGRRRETLEKALALGAIDLVADSPEEAADGADLAVIATPAAAVLSAMDALRGLAESGSLVVTDVASTKAVICAHAVRTWKAPRQFVGSHPMAGSEKSGPEYGTADLYEGAVCLIEDSPGTDPEAVQLVRRLWGSVGARLVALDPESHDRMLARTSHLPHVAAAALAALAAEVGARREVIGRGFLDSTRIADGPPEVWRDICLTNREAVLESVAGLKGRLERFEALLRAGDGHGLEMYFEEGRRGRRGTAGK
- a CDS encoding dTMP kinase yields the protein MRGLFITFEGVEGCGKTTQIQMLADYLRGLGREVVRTREPGGTPAAERVRGLLLDPEMRGMAPMTELLLYAAARAQHVAEVIRPALSSGAVVLCDRYADSTTAYQGGGRALPMDDIRTLHGLATGGVWPDCTILLDLPAEEGLARTHGRGVPDRIEGEPLDFHQRVREAFLRIAAQEPERITIINAAGPAETVAEAVRARVDRLLQDN
- the holB gene encoding DNA polymerase III subunit delta'; amino-acid sequence: MSFVTVKDQAVAVRLLRSITAKGRIPAGLMLWGPSGVGKRMAAMELAKALNCAAGGGDACDRCLSCRKAASGNHPDIIVVSPAGRTRIIKVDAVERMNETTVYRPFEGGRRIFIIEDADRMNEAAQNHFLKTLEEPASATVFVLVTANPRQLLPTIRSRCQPVRFGALRRETVAELLSARCGLSPEAALPIAALSQGQMGRALDLHESGRRDMVLSVIHRLSTGGDPLLLGEEFAAYLQTVERAVAEAVKRPAPGAGNGGGDVEDGEEDEFGEGNGGDLEKEQLEALIAGRMRLEMYEHIHLFQSWYRDELVCRAPGGAEHALNRDQLDRLAAGGGGDPAVKLEALDRAWLYLERNINRGRVFRDLFFALAV
- a CDS encoding stage 0 sporulation protein — protein: MDIIRVRLRKPRRVLSFLCEGLTIGRDEPCIVNTENGLEWGVCVLPPEPCGADEARRVKMRVVRRATDADRQTLQDIEEEEAKAQKVCQRRIEKHGLDMKLVESEYAFDKSRMTFHFIAENRVDFRELVRDLAHELRHRIELRHIQVRDQAKMTGGLGTCGRQLCCASFLDDFKPISMRMAKSQNLSLNPAKISGQCGRLLCCLGYENDQYEKCRRQKPEGGQAPCAEAPCRRENPAPAEDGPEPPQPAVQAPVPQGRPEEGDAQPKRKRKKKRRGKKGGES
- a CDS encoding TatD family hydrolase produces the protein MRIPDTHCHLQDARFDADREEVLARSLDRLAWVMVIGDDLANSRAACDLVRPGVFAAVGLHPYHAEALDDAALEQLRELARRPGVRAIGEIGLDYFNEFAPRAAQLRAFPRQLALAAELCLPVVIHNRAADADSLAILREHAPALPAVVMHCFGSGPETAAACAEAGWFVSFAGNLTFPKAQPLRDAAAVVPLDLLLAETDAPYLTPQPRRGQRCEPADALHTAATLAQVKGVDLESMHTALRRNAETAFQTGGETMDRLP
- a CDS encoding YaiI/YqxD family protein — protein: MTRVYIDADACPVKKEACRVAARHQVAVTIVANTSMSVPGTPEVSLVVVGDGFDEADDWIAEHAGPRDVVVTDDIPLASRCLQKGARVVGTRGREFTEASIGDALATREVLSQLREHGLAGGGPSPFGPKDRSRFLDRFDALLRAALRP